The window GCCCACCCCGCGACTCCCGGCGGGCGGGTAGCGCGTCGCGTCGACAACCGCCTCGGCCTCCGCGGCGGTGTCGACCATCGGGACGAGCAGCGCGTCCGGGTCCAAGTCGAGGGTCCGCTTCAGCTCGACGGGGTCGTGGCCGCCGACACGAACGAGCGTCTCCATCTCCCCCGGTGCGGCGTCGACCGCCCGGAGGAGGCTCGCCATCGTCTCGAAGGAGACCGGAGCGTGCTCGGCGTCGACACAGAGGAAGTCGAAGCCGCTCCCGGCGAGCAGTTCGGCGACCATCGGATGCGGCACCGAGAGCCAGCCGCCGAGCAGGGGCTCGTCGGCCGCCGCGGCGCGGCGGAGGCGCGGGCCGGCATCGTCATCGCCGTCCGCGGTATCTGCGTGGCTCCCCGCCGTGTCGCCGCCGGTGCCATCGACGCCCTCGCCCGACCCGTCGTCGCCGCCGCTCCCGCCGCCGTACCCCGTCATCCGAACATCGTACCGGGGTCGAGGAGGTGCTCGGAGACGACGTCCTCGTCGAGTTCGATGCCGAGCCCCGGGGTCTCGGGCACGTCGATGTACCCCTCCTGGATGAGCGGTTCGTCGCGGACGAGCATGTCGTCCCACCAGTCGACCTCCAGAGCGTGATACTCCAGGGTGTCGAAGTTCGGAACCACGGCGCCGAGGTGGACGCAGGCTACGGTTCCGACGGGGCTACAGACGTTGTGCGGGGAGAAGGCGATGTAGTTCTCCTCGGCGCGGCTGGCGATGGCCTTCGACTCGGCGAGACCGCCGCAGGTGCTCGGGTCCGGCGTGACGACGTCGACGCCGAAGTCGTACAGCAGCTCCTTGAACTCGTGGACGCGGAAGCGGTTCTCCCCCGTCGCCAGCGGCGTGTCGGTCGCGCGGTTCACCTCGCGCTGGGCGTCCATGTTCTCCGGTGGAACGACGTCTTCCAGCCACATCAGGTCGTACGGCTCCAGTTCGTTCGCGATGCGCTTTGCGCTGTCCATCGAGTAATCCCAGTGGATGTCGAACGCGAGGTCGATCTCGTAGCCGATCGCCTCCCTGATGGCATCCACCGTGTCGACCTTCCGCTGGATCGCCGCGTTGCCCACCCGACCGTTGTACGGGTCGGGGTGGTTGTCGAACGGCTGGTCGAGGTCGAACTTCAGCGCGGTGAACCCCATGTCTGCGACGCGTTTCGCCTCCTCGGCGT of the Halococcus salifodinae DSM 8989 genome contains:
- a CDS encoding mandelate racemase/muconate lactonizing enzyme family protein, whose amino-acid sequence is MRDFSNHAPTRGEGRDVEITGIETCVVEGNFEWNLVRVHTDAGVTGLGESYRGGGVVEVMEYMEEFLVGENPLDVERLFRRMVQETSGHGGTTGKVVTAASGIEIALWDAAGKILGVPTYQLLGGKYRDSVRIYCDCHAGEAFELEHGYHAAHDEDAYSVEAYAEEAKRVADMGFTALKFDLDQPFDNHPDPYNGRVGNAAIQRKVDTVDAIREAIGYEIDLAFDIHWDYSMDSAKRIANELEPYDLMWLEDVVPPENMDAQREVNRATDTPLATGENRFRVHEFKELLYDFGVDVVTPDPSTCGGLAESKAIASRAEENYIAFSPHNVCSPVGTVACVHLGAVVPNFDTLEYHALEVDWWDDMLVRDEPLIQEGYIDVPETPGLGIELDEDVVSEHLLDPGTMFG
- a CDS encoding aldolase/citrate lyase family protein, coding for MTGYGGGSGGDDGSGEGVDGTGGDTAGSHADTADGDDDAGPRLRRAAAADEPLLGGWLSVPHPMVAELLAGSGFDFLCVDAEHAPVSFETMASLLRAVDAAPGEMETLVRVGGHDPVELKRTLDLDPDALLVPMVDTAAEAEAVVDATRYPPAGSRGVGLGRATDYGRDGADAIYLEEGAGRTLAECADAFEEQ